Proteins from a single region of Rhea pennata isolate bPtePen1 chromosome 6, bPtePen1.pri, whole genome shotgun sequence:
- the SCRN3 gene encoding secernin-3 isoform X1 encodes MAAPPPPRSCDTFVALPPAAAGGRVVFGKNSDRPAEEVQEVVCFPGAAHPPGAALQCTYVQVEQAEETCAVVLSRPAWLWGAEMGANEHGVCIGNEAVWGREEVGDEEALLGMDLVRLGLERADTAEKALTVIVDLLEKYGQGGNCMESPMAFTYHNSFLIADRKEAWVLETSGKYWAAEKVEGGVRNISNQLSITTKIDREHPELREYAKSKGWWDGEKEFDFAATYSYVNTARMTTSRGRYSEGYKLLNKHKGSITAEVMMEILRDKESGINMEGGFMTTGSMVSVLPQEPSLPCIHFFTGTPDPERSVFKPFIFVPNITPLLKTSSPTFGHDDPVKKQPRFQTKPDRRHELYKKHESAAAVMETTKGKGKKMLEQMRKLEKQKISEMESILQNRSLNVNQAASLFSQSVEEELKSGLLTSIIIINFT; translated from the exons atggccgcgccgccgccgccgcgctcctgcGACACCTTCGtggcgctgccgcccgccgccgcgggaggccGCGTCGTCTTCGGCAAGAACTCGGACCGGCCGGCGGAGGAGGTGCAGGAGGTGGTGTGCTTCCCGGGCGCCGCGCacccgcccggcgccgcgctccaG TGCACCTACGTCCAGGTGGAGCAGGCGGAGGAGACCTGCGCCGTGGTCCTGAGTCGGCCGGCCTGGCTCTGGGGAGCCGAAATGGGCGCTAACGAGCACGGCGTCTGCATCGGGAACGAAGCGGTCTGGGGACGGGAGGAGGTCGGCGACGAGGAGGCGCTTCTAGGCATGGATCTCGTAAG GCTTGGACTTGAGAGAGCGGACACGGCTGAAAAGGCCCTTACTGTCATAGTTGATTTGCTAGAAAAATATGGACAGGGAGGAAACTGTATGGAGAGCCCTATGGCTTTTACATATCATAACAGTTTTCTGATAGCTGACAGAAAGGAGGCATGGGTACTGGAGACATCGGGAAAATACTGGGCAGCAGAAAAAGTAGAAG GTGGTGTGCGGAATATTTCCAATCAGCTCTCTATCACAACCAAGATTGACAGAGAACATCCAGAACTGAGGGAATATGCCAAAAGCAAGGGCTGGTGGGATGGGGAAAAGGAATTTGATTTTGCTGCCACATATTCTTACGTAAATACTGCCAGAATGACCACATCCAGAGGCCGATACAGTGAAGGCTATAAACTTCTGAACAAACACAAAG gcTCTATTACTGCTGAAGTAATGATGGAAATTCTTCGTGACAAAGAGAGTGGCATTAATATGGAAGGTGGATTTATGACAACTGGAAGTATGGTCTCTGTATTGCCTCAGGAGCCTAGTCTCCCGTGTATTCACTTCTTTACAGGAACTCCAGACCCTGAGAG atctGTATTTAAACCTTTCATTTTTGTGCCCAATATTACACCGTTATTAAAAACCAGCTCCCCTACATTTGGTCATGATGATCCAGTTAAGAAGCAGCCACGTTTTCAGACAAAGCCAGATCGAAGACATGAGCTCtataaaaaacatgaaagtgcTGCTGCAGTTATGGAAACTACCAAG GGAAAAGGTAAAAAGATGCTGGAACAGATGCGGAAGttggagaaacagaaaatcagtgAAATGGAATCAATCTTGCAAAACAGAAGTCTTAATGTTAACCAAGCTGCTAGCCTTTTTTCACAGAGTGTAGAAGAAGAACTCAAA agtGGTTTGCTCACTagcatcatcatcatcaacTTTACATAG
- the SCRN3 gene encoding secernin-3 isoform X2, with translation MAAPPPPRSCDTFVALPPAAAGGRVVFGKNSDRPAEECTYVQVEQAEETCAVVLSRPAWLWGAEMGANEHGVCIGNEAVWGREEVGDEEALLGMDLVRLGLERADTAEKALTVIVDLLEKYGQGGNCMESPMAFTYHNSFLIADRKEAWVLETSGKYWAAEKVEGGVRNISNQLSITTKIDREHPELREYAKSKGWWDGEKEFDFAATYSYVNTARMTTSRGRYSEGYKLLNKHKGSITAEVMMEILRDKESGINMEGGFMTTGSMVSVLPQEPSLPCIHFFTGTPDPERSVFKPFIFVPNITPLLKTSSPTFGHDDPVKKQPRFQTKPDRRHELYKKHESAAAVMETTKGKGKKMLEQMRKLEKQKISEMESILQNRSLNVNQAASLFSQSVEEELKSGLLTSIIIINFT, from the exons atggccgcgccgccgccgccgcgctcctgcGACACCTTCGtggcgctgccgcccgccgccgcgggaggccGCGTCGTCTTCGGCAAGAACTCGGACCGGCCGGCGGAGGAG TGCACCTACGTCCAGGTGGAGCAGGCGGAGGAGACCTGCGCCGTGGTCCTGAGTCGGCCGGCCTGGCTCTGGGGAGCCGAAATGGGCGCTAACGAGCACGGCGTCTGCATCGGGAACGAAGCGGTCTGGGGACGGGAGGAGGTCGGCGACGAGGAGGCGCTTCTAGGCATGGATCTCGTAAG GCTTGGACTTGAGAGAGCGGACACGGCTGAAAAGGCCCTTACTGTCATAGTTGATTTGCTAGAAAAATATGGACAGGGAGGAAACTGTATGGAGAGCCCTATGGCTTTTACATATCATAACAGTTTTCTGATAGCTGACAGAAAGGAGGCATGGGTACTGGAGACATCGGGAAAATACTGGGCAGCAGAAAAAGTAGAAG GTGGTGTGCGGAATATTTCCAATCAGCTCTCTATCACAACCAAGATTGACAGAGAACATCCAGAACTGAGGGAATATGCCAAAAGCAAGGGCTGGTGGGATGGGGAAAAGGAATTTGATTTTGCTGCCACATATTCTTACGTAAATACTGCCAGAATGACCACATCCAGAGGCCGATACAGTGAAGGCTATAAACTTCTGAACAAACACAAAG gcTCTATTACTGCTGAAGTAATGATGGAAATTCTTCGTGACAAAGAGAGTGGCATTAATATGGAAGGTGGATTTATGACAACTGGAAGTATGGTCTCTGTATTGCCTCAGGAGCCTAGTCTCCCGTGTATTCACTTCTTTACAGGAACTCCAGACCCTGAGAG atctGTATTTAAACCTTTCATTTTTGTGCCCAATATTACACCGTTATTAAAAACCAGCTCCCCTACATTTGGTCATGATGATCCAGTTAAGAAGCAGCCACGTTTTCAGACAAAGCCAGATCGAAGACATGAGCTCtataaaaaacatgaaagtgcTGCTGCAGTTATGGAAACTACCAAG GGAAAAGGTAAAAAGATGCTGGAACAGATGCGGAAGttggagaaacagaaaatcagtgAAATGGAATCAATCTTGCAAAACAGAAGTCTTAATGTTAACCAAGCTGCTAGCCTTTTTTCACAGAGTGTAGAAGAAGAACTCAAA agtGGTTTGCTCACTagcatcatcatcatcaacTTTACATAG
- the GPR155 gene encoding lysosomal cholesterol signaling protein isoform X1 yields MLFFWKKRSKKMDSYSDFNAKNLSSSANMSISLPGQIGLNTTSSPPSMSISRLFPALLECFGIILCGYIAGRANIITSTQAKGLGNFVSRFALPALLFKNMVVLNFSDVNWSFLYSILVAKASVFILVCILTLLVASPENRFSKAGLFPIFATQSNDFALGYPIVEALYQTTYPEYLQYIYLVAPISLMMLNPLGFIFCEIQKWRDNRTLSHSKMKIVGLALLRVLQNPIVFMVFIGIASNFILGQKIPEYLENFLDGLGSSFSGSALFYLGLTMVGQTKKVTKNMFVALILLITAKLLLMPFLCREMVELLDKNDDVVNHTSLSNYAFLYGVFPAAPGVAIFATQFNMEVGIITSGMVISTFVSAPIMYVSAWLLTIPSMDPNPLASALQNVSFDISIVSLISLIWSLIVILLSKKYKQLPHMITTNLLVAQFIACIGMVIWNFIVKEKDITIQILVFIFLYSSLYSTYLWTGFLSFSLFLLKKREAVKIPIGFIIIAGWGIPTLLVGILLIVGERNNNSIDSAFFYGKHQIITTAVILFVSILMSGISLMCMSRNRQESNYEILNPYSPRSPVEEAEVEESEGNQVSTTVPQPSAGPSAQPSAGPSAHLFAEKGCCSCQTTNGELSCARESKTVSNSIESKIPPIEAADQCVSQCSAQTCILAQEEQLLQTGDKQLGRHVLLCLLLVVGLFANLSSCLWWLFNQEPGRLYVELQFFCAVFNFGQGFISFGIFGLDKHLIILPCKRRLEFLWGGREAAGHTDPSLPEEIRMTCQQFVRYHRDHCVRSIVRGRRCSAKISTGIFFGCDLVNWLMRVGLASDRGEAVMYGDRLVKGGVVQHITNEFEFRDEYLYYRFIQKRSAAVERH; encoded by the exons ATGctgtttttttggaagaagaggTCAAAGAAAATGGATAGTTATTCAGACTTCAATGCAAAGAACCTGTCATCTTCAGCTAATATGTCCATTTCTTTGCCTGGGCAAATTGGACTCAATACCACCAGTAGTCCTCCGTCTATGTCAATAAGCAGGCTTTTCCCAGCACTCTTAGAATGCTTCGGAATAATTCTCTGTGGGTACATAGCTGGAAGAGCCAACATTATCACATCGACTCAGGCCAAAGGACTGGGAAATTTTGTCTCCCGTTTTGcactcccagctctgctgttcaAAAACATGGTGGTACTTAACTTTTCTGATGTGAATTGGTCTTTTCTGTACAGTATATTAGTTGCCAAAGCTTCTGTATTTATCTTAGTCTGCATTTTAACATTGTTGGTGGCCAGTCCTGAGAATCGATTTAGCAAAGCAGGTTTGTTTCCAATTTTTGCTACACAAAGCAATGACTTTGCACTGGGATATCCAATAG TTGAAGCTTTATATCAAACCACTTACCCAGAATATCTCCAGTACATTTACCTAGTGGCTCCAATATCTCTTATGATGTTAAACCCCCTTGGGTTTATCTTCTGTGAAATCCAGAAGTGGAGGGATAATCGCACTCTGTCgcacagcaaaatgaaaatagtggGCCTAGCGCTCCTTCGAGTTTTGCAGAACCCAATTGTATTCATGGTCTTCATAGGAATTGCCTCAAACTTTATTCTTGGCCAGAAGATTCCAGAATATCTTGAAAACTTCCTCGATGGACTAGGCAGTTCATTTTCTGGCTCTGCCCTTTTTTATCTTGGACTAACTATGGTGGGACAGAcaaaaaaagtgacaaagaaTATGTTTGTTGCACTGATCCTTCTCATCACAGCTAAACT ACTTCTGATGCCATTTCTCTGTAGAGAAATGGTGGAACTCTTGGACAAGAATGACGACGTAGTCAATCATACCAGTTTATCAAACTATGCATTTCTTTATGGAGTCTTTCCAGCAGCACCTGGCGTGGCGATCTTTGCAACTCAATTCAACATGGAAGTAGGAATT ATTACCTCAGGCATGGTGATAAGCACTTTTGTATCTGCCCCTATCATGTATGTTTCTGCTTGGCTGTTGACCATTCCATCTATGGACCCCAACCCGCTGGCTTCTGCACTCCAAAACGTTAGCTTTGACATAAGTATTGTCAGCCTCATTTCCCTG ATCTGGTCTCTTATTGTTATTCTTCTGAGTAAGAAATACAAACAGCTTCCTCATATGATTACAACAAATCTACTTGTTGCTCAG tttattgCTTGCATTGGAATGGTGATATGGAATTTCATTGTTAAAGAGAAAGACATCACCATACAGATCCTAGTATTTATATTCCTGTACAGCTCACTTTATAGCACCTACCTGTGGACAG gttttctgtctttctctttgttcttattgaagaagagagaagcagtaAAGATTCCCATAGGATTCATTATCATAGCTGGATGGGG TATCCCAACACTTCTGGTAGGAATCTTGTTAATAGTTGGTGAACGTAACAACAACAGCATTGACTCTGCCTTTTTTTATGGGAAACATCAG ATAATTACCACAGCTGTGATCCTGTTTGTTAGCATATTGATGTCAGGTATCTCACTTATGTGCATGAGCAGAAACAGACAGGAGTCAAATTATGAGATCTTGAACCCATATTCACCTCGTAGCCCAGTGGAGGAGGCTGAAGTGGAAGAGAGTGAGGGGAATCAGGTATCAACTACAGTGCCTCAGCCTTCTGCAGGGCCTTCTGCACAGCCTTCTGCAGGACCTTCTGCACATCTGTTTGCAGAAAAAG GCTGTTGTTCTTGTCAAACAACAAATGGTGAATTATCCTGTGCTAGAGAGAGCAAAACAGTGTCAAATTCCATTGAAAGCAAGATTCCTCCAATTGAGGCAG ctgatcAGTGTGTGAGTCAGTGCAGTGCTCAAACTTGCATATTGGCACAGGAAGAACAGCTTCTACAGACTGGAGACAAACAGCTGGGCAGACATGTGTTGCTGTGTTTACTTCTCGTTGTTGGCCTGtttgct AATCTTTCCAGTTGCTTATGGTGGCTGTTCAACCAAGAACCTGGAAGGCTCTATGTGGAACTGCAATTCTTTTGTGCAGTATTTAATTTTGGCCAG GGCTTTATTTCCTTTGGTATTTTTGGCTTAGATAAACATTTAATCATTCTGCCATGCAAGCGAAG aCTTGAATTTCTCTGGGGAGGTAGAGAAGCAGCAGGGCATACAGATCCTTCTCTTCCTGAGGAAATCAGGATGACCTGTCAGCAGTTTGTTCGCTATCACAGAGATCACTGTGTCAGAAGCATTGTCAGAGGCAGAAG GTGTAGTGCAAAGATCTCCACTGGCATCTTCTTCGGCTGTGACCTGGTAAACTGGCTCATGCGAGTTGGCCTTGCCTCTGACCGTGGTGAAGCTGTGATGTATGGAGACAGACTGGTGAAAGGAGGCGTCGTGCAGCATATTACAAATGAATTTGAATTTCGGGATGAATACTTGTATTACCGCTTTATTCAAAAGAGATCTGCTGCAGTTGAGCGACATTGA
- the GPR155 gene encoding lysosomal cholesterol signaling protein isoform X2, with amino-acid sequence MLFFWKKRSKKMDSYSDFNAKNLSSSANMSISLPGQIGLNTTSSPPSMSISRLFPALLECFGIILCGYIAGRANIITSTQAKGLGNFVSRFALPALLFKNMVVLNFSDVNWSFLYSILVAKASVFILVCILTLLVASPENRFSKAGLFPIFATQSNDFALGYPIVEALYQTTYPEYLQYIYLVAPISLMMLNPLGFIFCEIQKWRDNRTLSHSKMKIVGLALLRVLQNPIVFMVFIGIASNFILGQKIPEYLENFLDGLGSSFSGSALFYLGLTMVGQTKKVTKNMFVALILLITAKLLLMPFLCREMVELLDKNDDVVNHTSLSNYAFLYGVFPAAPGVAIFATQFNMEVGIITSGMVISTFVSAPIMYVSAWLLTIPSMDPNPLASALQNVSFDISIVSLISLIWSLIVILLSKKYKQLPHMITTNLLVAQFIACIGMVIWNFIVKEKDITIQILVFIFLYSSLYSTYLWTGFLSFSLFLLKKREAVKIPIGFIIIAGWGIPTLLVGILLIVGERNNNSIDSAFFYGKHQIITTAVILFVSILMSGISLMCMSRNRQESNYEILNPYSPRSPVEEAEVEESEGNQVSTTVPQPSAGPSAQPSAGPSAHLFAEKGCCSCQTTNGELSCARESKTVSNSIESKIPPIEAADQCVSQCSAQTCILAQEEQLLQTGDKQLGRHVLLCLLLVVGLFANLSSCLWWLFNQEPGRLYVELQFFCAVFNFGQGFISFGIFGLDKHLIILPCKRSCVEVIAVPSAWVYVAALMALP; translated from the exons ATGctgtttttttggaagaagaggTCAAAGAAAATGGATAGTTATTCAGACTTCAATGCAAAGAACCTGTCATCTTCAGCTAATATGTCCATTTCTTTGCCTGGGCAAATTGGACTCAATACCACCAGTAGTCCTCCGTCTATGTCAATAAGCAGGCTTTTCCCAGCACTCTTAGAATGCTTCGGAATAATTCTCTGTGGGTACATAGCTGGAAGAGCCAACATTATCACATCGACTCAGGCCAAAGGACTGGGAAATTTTGTCTCCCGTTTTGcactcccagctctgctgttcaAAAACATGGTGGTACTTAACTTTTCTGATGTGAATTGGTCTTTTCTGTACAGTATATTAGTTGCCAAAGCTTCTGTATTTATCTTAGTCTGCATTTTAACATTGTTGGTGGCCAGTCCTGAGAATCGATTTAGCAAAGCAGGTTTGTTTCCAATTTTTGCTACACAAAGCAATGACTTTGCACTGGGATATCCAATAG TTGAAGCTTTATATCAAACCACTTACCCAGAATATCTCCAGTACATTTACCTAGTGGCTCCAATATCTCTTATGATGTTAAACCCCCTTGGGTTTATCTTCTGTGAAATCCAGAAGTGGAGGGATAATCGCACTCTGTCgcacagcaaaatgaaaatagtggGCCTAGCGCTCCTTCGAGTTTTGCAGAACCCAATTGTATTCATGGTCTTCATAGGAATTGCCTCAAACTTTATTCTTGGCCAGAAGATTCCAGAATATCTTGAAAACTTCCTCGATGGACTAGGCAGTTCATTTTCTGGCTCTGCCCTTTTTTATCTTGGACTAACTATGGTGGGACAGAcaaaaaaagtgacaaagaaTATGTTTGTTGCACTGATCCTTCTCATCACAGCTAAACT ACTTCTGATGCCATTTCTCTGTAGAGAAATGGTGGAACTCTTGGACAAGAATGACGACGTAGTCAATCATACCAGTTTATCAAACTATGCATTTCTTTATGGAGTCTTTCCAGCAGCACCTGGCGTGGCGATCTTTGCAACTCAATTCAACATGGAAGTAGGAATT ATTACCTCAGGCATGGTGATAAGCACTTTTGTATCTGCCCCTATCATGTATGTTTCTGCTTGGCTGTTGACCATTCCATCTATGGACCCCAACCCGCTGGCTTCTGCACTCCAAAACGTTAGCTTTGACATAAGTATTGTCAGCCTCATTTCCCTG ATCTGGTCTCTTATTGTTATTCTTCTGAGTAAGAAATACAAACAGCTTCCTCATATGATTACAACAAATCTACTTGTTGCTCAG tttattgCTTGCATTGGAATGGTGATATGGAATTTCATTGTTAAAGAGAAAGACATCACCATACAGATCCTAGTATTTATATTCCTGTACAGCTCACTTTATAGCACCTACCTGTGGACAG gttttctgtctttctctttgttcttattgaagaagagagaagcagtaAAGATTCCCATAGGATTCATTATCATAGCTGGATGGGG TATCCCAACACTTCTGGTAGGAATCTTGTTAATAGTTGGTGAACGTAACAACAACAGCATTGACTCTGCCTTTTTTTATGGGAAACATCAG ATAATTACCACAGCTGTGATCCTGTTTGTTAGCATATTGATGTCAGGTATCTCACTTATGTGCATGAGCAGAAACAGACAGGAGTCAAATTATGAGATCTTGAACCCATATTCACCTCGTAGCCCAGTGGAGGAGGCTGAAGTGGAAGAGAGTGAGGGGAATCAGGTATCAACTACAGTGCCTCAGCCTTCTGCAGGGCCTTCTGCACAGCCTTCTGCAGGACCTTCTGCACATCTGTTTGCAGAAAAAG GCTGTTGTTCTTGTCAAACAACAAATGGTGAATTATCCTGTGCTAGAGAGAGCAAAACAGTGTCAAATTCCATTGAAAGCAAGATTCCTCCAATTGAGGCAG ctgatcAGTGTGTGAGTCAGTGCAGTGCTCAAACTTGCATATTGGCACAGGAAGAACAGCTTCTACAGACTGGAGACAAACAGCTGGGCAGACATGTGTTGCTGTGTTTACTTCTCGTTGTTGGCCTGtttgct AATCTTTCCAGTTGCTTATGGTGGCTGTTCAACCAAGAACCTGGAAGGCTCTATGTGGAACTGCAATTCTTTTGTGCAGTATTTAATTTTGGCCAG GGCTTTATTTCCTTTGGTATTTTTGGCTTAGATAAACATTTAATCATTCTGCCATGCAAGCGAAG CTGTGTAGAGGTAATTGCAGTTCCCTCTGCGTGGGTGTATGTCGCTGCCCTAATGGCACTGCCGTAG